One stretch of Argiope bruennichi chromosome 3, qqArgBrue1.1, whole genome shotgun sequence DNA includes these proteins:
- the LOC129963914 gene encoding uncharacterized protein LOC129963914, whose amino-acid sequence MEEPSATTQVSTSRDLSSEIKSFGNDCSYGSSKDTIGVSIPVCYLIKEQAKAHIAIQDLQKRLTQVENVQENVVDAIIEFRNYLCDTKSFNSTNPLMTSKSLSTSRSPSAIVSKLNSVSKSKENYVPSAADSSVEVSHLILKSRSYSSKDCDHRISDYEKGQAVASVPELSQKQLDLIKSKDAALESDKQDSGLDSDCREHHEIHPSIIKCIPSSANQDANDELLQLLDEINYRSTILQKQLAIAEDVTTLSDLIEMTARSRNGKNDSRSYNCPESKLSFLETSRNGLMHDQCQQPRLTPPSICEDAGEKVPITLKPNGSIAGLLEGKLLCDRRPPMKKATNSIDSSVVSSILKETNVVDLQRQALIYLVDNAVLNTKLREAEHSLSSKHIESEKVENALKEEARLLMMENRELRISLDEQRMENTSLKSRLVMLEKVVQSVSNENQELNWQLSESLNIQNFPKRGSLSYSSGFRSENPVNASRSSGRRPSFPVNTAAFHNDRNINCVRSKLLTNNSSFLDVTAEDPNVDSAAFSSSAAFRFRNKPIHSSTPMMPSQQKQRETETFVSKSPHLSDTSPANFHSVKKCLKTSYTADQGNTSPKISKSGRCLEESYSTNIPETYAKKFSQNLQDDTLPLEGAGKFPFNTILEKLKSNSEYRLSKSASAKTGELSSDNSEPSQGKSPVNSSKAGSLQDGGNISHFKEAKSSQESADVILQRKKGRNIQQRIQNILDRIVAESEEAS is encoded by the exons GTGTCAACATCAAGGGATTTGTCatctgaaattaaaagttttgggAATGATTGCAGTTACGGTAGCAGCAAAGACACGATTGGTGTTTCTATACCAGTCTGCTACCTCATAAAAGAGCAAGCGAAGGCACATATTGCCATACAG GATCTGCAGAAACGACTCACTCAAGTTGAAAATGTGCAAGAAAATGTGGTTGATGCCATCATCGAATTTAGGAATTACTTATGCGACACAAAGAGTTTTAATAGTACGAATCCCTTGATGACATCGAAATCCTTGTCTACATCAAGAAGCCCATCTGCCATCGTTTCCAAACTGAATTCAGTGTCCAAGTCGAAAGAAAATTATGTGCCTTCCGCTGCAGATTCTTCTGTAGAAGTTTctcatttgattttgaaaagtagATCCTATTCATCCAAAGACTGTGATCATAGAATTAGCGACTATGAGAAAGGACAAGCGGTAGCCAGTGTTCCAGAACTATCTCAAAAGCAATTGGACTTGATAAAAAGTAAGGATGCTGCATTAGAAAGCGACAAACAAGATAGTGGGTTAGATTCTGATTGCAGAGAACACCATGAAATCCATCCATCTATCATCAAATGCATTCCCAGTTCAGCTAATCAAGATGCGAATGATGAATTACTGCAATTATTGGATGAAATTAATTATAGGTCAACAATTCTTCAGAAGCAGTTGGCTATTGCTGAAGACGTTACTACCTTAAGTGATTTAATAGAAATGACTGCTCGTTCACGGAATGGAAAAAATGATTCTAGAAGTTATAATTGTCCAGAATCGAAGTTAAGTTTTTTAGAAACTTCTCGAAATGGTTTGATGCATGATCAATGTCAGCAACCCAGGCTGACGCCTCCTTCTATCTGTGAGGATGCTGGAGAGAAAGTGCCAATAACTTTAAAACCGAATGGTTCGATTGCCGGTTTACTGGAGGGAAAGCTTTTATGTGATAGAAGACCCCCTATGAAGAAAGCCACGAATAGCATCGACAGTTCTGTGGTATCCTCTATTTTGAAAGAGACCAATGTGGTAGATCTACAAAGGCAGGCCCTGATCTATCTTGTAGATAATGCAGTTCTCAATACAAAATTGCGAGAAGCAGAACATAGTTTGTCATCAAAACACATAGAAAGTGAGAAAGTAGAAAATGCCCTCAAAGAAGAAGCTCGGCTACTGATGATGGAGAACAGAGAACTTCGTATTAGTCTCGACGAGCAAAGAATGGAAAATACTAGTTTAAAATCAAGATTAGTTATGCTTGAAAAGGTAGTGCAGTCGGTTAGCAATGAAAACCAAGAGCTTAACTGGCAATTGAGCGAATCACTCAATATCCAGAATTTTCCTAAAAGAGGTTCTCTTAGCTATTCCTCTGGCTTTAGATCTGAGAATCCTGTTAATGCATCGAGATCTAGTGGCAGAAGGCCCAGTTTTCCGGTTAATACCGCTGCTTTTCACAATGACAGAAATATAAATTGTGTGCGATCGAAATTGCTAACTAACAATAGCAGCTTTTTAGACGTTACCGCTGAAGATCCTAATGTTGATTCGGCAGCTTTCTCTTCTAGTGCGGCCTTCAGGTTTAGGAATAAGCCTATTCATTCATCTACGCCGATGATGCCTTCACAACAGAAACAGAGAGAAACTGAAACCTTTGTTTCTAAATCGCCTCATTTAAGTGATACGTCTCCTGCAAATTTTCATTCTGTCAAAAAGTGCTTAAAAACCAGTTACACTGCAGACCAAGGGAACACGTCCCCGAAAATATCAAAATCTGGCCGGTGCCTGGAAGAAAGCTATTCCACCAACATTCCAGAAACATACGCTAAGAAATTTTCTCAGAACTTGCAAGATGATACATTACCCCTTGAAGGTGCTGGCAAGTTTCCTTTCAATACCATTCTTGAGAAACTTAAATCCAATTCTGAATATAGGCTGTCTAAAAGTGCTTCAGCCAAAACTGGCGAGCTAAGTTCAGATAATTCTGAGCCATCTCAAGGGAAATCACCTGTCAATAGTTCTAAAGCTGGTTCTTTGCAAGATGGTGGAAATATTAGTCATTTTAAGGAAGCCAAGTCTTCTCAGGAAAGTGCGGACGTTATCCTTCAGAGGAAGAAAGGCAGAAATATTCAGCAAAGAATTCAGAACATTTTAGATAGGATAGTAGCTGAATCTGAAGAAGCTTCTTAA